A section of the Verrucomicrobiota bacterium genome encodes:
- a CDS encoding recombinase family protein gives MIPTLPSATAQCLTIGYARCSTDKQDNSVDIQRHEMEAYCTANHLTRLELYGEEDVSGRLQFSARPKGCEILRRIQAFTRDHPGAIINLIIPKIDRLGRSASDVIATVEDLHRIPQFSLHILNLGGMTLNTRSPWGMFMIQIFAALAQIEVSITRERIRTTLEHKRRKSELTGTVPYGWDAIETGQVTSKGTRIRKVVDNPQQQSWILHMHRLRVAGWSYGAIAKDLNQRQIPTKNGAGKTIAAGHGKTVISSGLWQCGNVAKVLNNSTVTQWLSARTTAV, from the coding sequence ATGATTCCAACTCTTCCCTCAGCAACCGCCCAATGCCTCACCATCGGCTATGCCCGATGTTCCACTGATAAGCAGGATAACTCGGTGGACATTCAGCGCCATGAAATGGAAGCCTATTGCACCGCCAACCACCTCACTAGGCTGGAACTCTACGGTGAGGAAGATGTCTCTGGCCGTCTCCAGTTCTCTGCCCGTCCCAAGGGCTGCGAGATATTGCGCCGTATCCAGGCGTTCACCCGCGATCATCCCGGTGCAATCATCAACTTAATTATCCCTAAAATTGATCGTTTGGGGCGTTCTGCCTCAGATGTCATCGCTACTGTGGAAGATCTTCACCGCATCCCCCAGTTTTCCCTGCATATTCTTAACTTGGGTGGCATGACCCTCAACACGCGTTCGCCATGGGGGATGTTCATGATTCAGATCTTTGCCGCCTTGGCGCAGATTGAAGTCTCCATCACGCGCGAGCGTATTCGTACCACCCTGGAACATAAACGCCGCAAATCTGAACTGACGGGCACTGTACCCTATGGCTGGGATGCCATCGAGACCGGCCAGGTCACCAGCAAAGGCACCCGCATCCGTAAAGTGGTGGATAATCCCCAACAGCAATCCTGGATTCTACATATGCACCGATTACGCGTTGCTGGTTGGTCCTACGGCGCGATTGCCAAGGACCTGAACCAGCGCCAGATCCCCACGAAAAATGGCGCTGGCAAGACCATCGCTGCCGGGCACGGCAAAACGGTAATTAGTTCCGGCCTCTGGCAGTGTGGCAACGTAGCCAAAGTTCTCAATAATTCCACCGTCACCCAATGGTTGTCTGCTCGGACTACCGCAGTCTAA
- a CDS encoding JAB domain-containing protein, which produces MTATPLFPELEFAAKPRRSPRLPACPVYRVEEYKVEALRETFISESDMDTPACIHRFYLETITTDPRHNPEVECMYVLLLNTRRKLRGYHLVSIGTLNTVLTHPREIFRPAIIASASAIVLLHNHPSGDPSPSDADIRVTRDLIRAGQLLRLDLLDHVVTTHLPGKFCSLRELGHFY; this is translated from the coding sequence ATGACCGCTACCCCCCTCTTCCCCGAACTGGAGTTTGCCGCCAAACCCCGCCGCTCGCCACGCCTACCCGCCTGCCCGGTCTATCGGGTGGAAGAATACAAAGTCGAGGCGCTGCGCGAAACCTTCATCTCCGAGAGCGACATGGATACGCCGGCCTGTATCCATCGCTTTTACCTGGAAACCATCACCACCGATCCCCGCCATAACCCCGAGGTCGAATGCATGTACGTGCTCCTGCTGAACACCCGTCGAAAACTCCGTGGCTATCACCTGGTCTCCATCGGCACCTTGAACACCGTGCTGACCCATCCCCGTGAAATCTTCCGGCCCGCCATCATTGCCAGCGCCAGCGCCATTGTCCTCCTTCATAACCATCCAAGCGGCGATCCCTCGCCGTCCGATGCCGACATTCGCGTAACCCGGGACCTGATCCGCGCCGGCCAACTCCTGCGCTTGGATCTCCTGGACCACGTCGTTACCACCCACCTGCCCGGAAAATTCTGTAGCCTGCGTGAACTGGGCCACTTTTATTAA
- a CDS encoding AAA family ATPase: MKLPSNHTPLTHGDFVGPARHIAPLLDEAIRCANENDRAPIKMIFLGPPGTGKSALARYMQHQLKCHPKWSTVKLNGSQVDLETVENLASSLHLRDLFSEWKFIWFEEIDQCTPKAQVRLLTLLDDQPTGTAIVCTSNCKLNELESRFQSRWKFFDVKPPTAADIHGLLVSYGLDEATASQISTFACGNVRAALLDAELAMQAQATMKRS, translated from the coding sequence ATGAAACTTCCCTCAAACCATACCCCGCTTACCCATGGCGACTTTGTCGGACCAGCGCGTCATATCGCTCCACTCTTGGACGAAGCCATCCGGTGTGCCAATGAAAACGATCGAGCCCCCATCAAAATGATCTTCCTGGGACCGCCAGGCACAGGCAAGAGCGCCTTGGCGCGCTACATGCAACATCAGCTCAAATGCCATCCAAAGTGGTCTACCGTCAAACTCAACGGTTCCCAGGTGGACTTGGAAACTGTGGAGAACCTCGCCAGCAGCCTCCATCTGCGGGATCTTTTTTCCGAATGGAAGTTCATCTGGTTTGAAGAAATTGACCAGTGTACTCCCAAGGCTCAGGTCCGCCTGCTCACTCTCTTGGATGACCAGCCCACCGGTACTGCGATCGTCTGTACCAGTAACTGCAAACTCAACGAACTCGAATCCCGGTTCCAGTCCCGCTGGAAATTCTTCGACGTGAAACCACCGACAGCCGCCGACATCCACGGGCTGTTGGTCAGCTACGGACTGGACGAAGCTACTGCTTCCCAAATATCCACTTTTGCATGTGGAAACGTTCGGGCTGCCCTCTTGGACGCTGAACTGGCCATGCAAGCCCAAGCCACCATGAAACGATCCTAA